In Cydia strobilella chromosome 22, ilCydStro3.1, whole genome shotgun sequence, one genomic interval encodes:
- the LOC134751478 gene encoding germ cell nuclear acidic protein-like: MEKTKKTQVRTRFNKLSLKKNKTKLENKPNRSSDVFILDDSFDRLKLDFPRIQSTPKLESPIVINDSDEFECDLPKEVKQPSKAGNVSFNRSNESPLRENLKLRPSIGGWSPAQQILCATPRTEPVPSTPKDKANESLEMCSIKKIHQSQKKLLDDIYGEVWKSIPTLFKTVSHKNDINGISKKLNFNDDDDDSDKENIHVRIKKTKELYLTDSDRKHITKVAEGEKSSKKKLFTEKNATPQPTVKKTEKPAVKRNVNSTVKKKLPPGKSVTELVKYLEEDEDSLVKRFDNVAVTPDNVKRLTFMGSLADFNVPSWRCHPEAFQYRDNYKNLREQLTRRLFEEFNRVVFNNALDNDLPIVWDSKLRSTAGTTTNRLVKTSRGDRTRTSSIKLSVKVLDTPQRVRDTLIHELCHAATWLVDSELRAGHGPLWKKWASRAIKAIPELGDISRCHDMEIHFKYTYKCTKCGYSIQRHSKSIDITKKCCGYCRGTFEIIVNKKTKDGHVVSTPARKGGANEFAMYVKENYGTMKEGKTHAQVMKILGEQFSAKKKPKEAT; encoded by the exons atggaaaaaacaAAGAAGACACAAGTCAGAACCC GCTTCAATAAACtgtcattaaagaaaaacaagacGAAGCTTGAGAATAAACCCAACCGAAGTTCTGATGTATTTATTCTAGACGACTCCTTTGATAGATTAAAGCTGGACTTCCCTCGT ATACAATCTACACCTAAACTTGAATCGCCAATAGTTATAAATGACTCGGACGAATTTGAATGTGACTTACCAAAAGAGGTGAAACAACCCAGCAAAGCTGGTAAT GTTTCCTTTAACCGCTCCAACGAATCTCCTCTACGAGAGAATTTAAAATTAAGACCCAGTATAGGAGGGTGGTCTCCGGCCCAACAAATACTATGTGCCACGCCGAGAACCGAACCTGTACCCTCAACGCCCAAAGACAAAGCCAACGAGTCGCTAGAAATGTGCTCCATAAAGAAAATACATCAGTCCCAAAAGAAATTACTTGACGACATTTACGGAGAAGTATGGAAGTCCATACCGACTTTATTTAAAACTGTATCACATAAAAATGACATCAATGGAATCTCAAAGAAACTAAACTttaacgatgatgatgatgacagtgATAAGGAAAATATTCATGTAAGAATAAAAAAGACCAAAGAACTATATTTGACAGATTCCGATAGAAAACATATAACTAAAGTTGCAGAAGGAGAGAAATCATCAAAGaagaaattatttacagaaaaaaatgccacACCACAGCCGACTGTCAAAAAGACTGAGAAGCCGGCTGTCAAGAGAAATGTTAACTCGACTGTCAAGAAGAAACTACCGCCTGGTAAATCAGTGACAGAATTAGTGAAGTATTTAGAAGAAGACGAGGACAGTTTAGTGAAGCGGTTTGATAATGTTGCTGTTACTCCGGACAACGTTAAGAGACTGACTTTTATGGGATCTTTGGCAG ATTTCAACGTCCCGTCGTGGCGGTGTCATCCCGAAGCGTTTCAATATCGGGACAACTACAAGAATCTTCGTGAGCAACTCACGCGCAG GTTATTCGAGGAATTCAACAGGGTGGTTTTCAACAACGCCCTCGACAATGACCTGCCGATCGTGTGGGACAGCAAACTTAGAAGTACCGCTGG TACAACAACAAACCGCCTAGTCAAAACATCGCGAGGCGACCGAACCCGCACTTCCTCAATAAAACTATCAGTTAAAGTACTGGACACTCCACAACGGGTCCGAGACACTCTTATACACGAGCTGTGCCACGCTGCGACATGGCTGGTGGACTCGGAACTCAGGGCTGGACACGGACCGCTGTGGAAGAAATG GGCGTCCCGCGCTATTAAAGCCATCCCCGAGTTGGGCGACATCTCGCGCTGTCACGACATGGAGATACACTTCAAATACACATACAAGTGCACCAAGTGCGGCTATAG CATCCAACGCCACTCCAAATCCATAGACATAACCAAGAAATGCTGCGGCTACTGCCGCGGAACATTCGAGATCATAGTCAACAAGAAGACGAAAGACGGCCATGTTGTGTCCACACCGGCGCGCAAGGGCGGCGCGAACGAATTCGCGATGTACGTGAAAGAGAACTATGGGACGATGAAGGAAGGGAAAACCCATGCGCAAGTTATGAAAATCTTGGGAGAACAGTTTTCGGCTAAGAAGAAACCTAAGGAAGCTACTTAA
- the LOC134751492 gene encoding uncharacterized protein K02A2.6-like produces the protein MGMLPGREKEKLYAQDVSALTLAKAVELAENIRRARAGAAAAGAGAGAAAVTPGSSDSSASELFKIARGGKNEGSAKVKCSVCGYTNHSASQCRFAKFTCKKCNKKGHLRKMCTSVNYVNVSADCQGDNDDDGKLYYIRSFRGEPMVETVKINGRKLKFEIDTGSAVTVVSYITYKMHFKDVPLLPTKKRLVTYSGEHLQCKGNARSMVEYAGSTHALNVYVVNDDGPPLLGRDFIALFKLQLTPVQSVHYCNDKLHIGSTDLEKQYPKLFSGNLGLFNKYKVNLRLKEDAKPVFFRARPVAFALRDTVSKEIDRLVSLGVLKPVDHSEYASPVVPVLKKNGSVRLCADYSVSINKQLLIDQYPLPTINELFSKLHGGKTFTKLDLSMAYNQFELDEDSQKLTCINTHRGLFRFTRLVFGLASAPAIFQRAMECVLAGLDGVLCLLDDVLITGADVAQHQARLKVVLQRLQDAGLVLQRDKCEFFKDEISYLGYIINKQGLKKSPEKIKAIVEAPVPTNISQLQSFLGLSNYYRNFVPGASTILSPLYDLLKNNTKWEWSELHNDAFNKIKSHLVSDQVLTHFNPKTKLFLTCDASPSGLGAILSQLDSDGVERPVAFASRTLNPAEKRYAQIQREATAIIYAVRRFHQYLYGRAEPFVLRTDHKPLTSIFGPYKGIPEVSANRLQRYALFLSGYNYTIEYVRSADNSADFLSRASLPGESGRGAEPALADSDKAAYVCFVADGGTKPLTLNELQVGTKTDAILNIVSRYILNGWPNKITDVRLKPYHLCRTQLAVENGIIMRGHKAVVPQSLRDKLLAELHTSHLGIVKTKAEARARFWFPGIDRALELFLGSCEVCQQLRPSPPRAPPVPWPQTARCFERLHIDFHGPLYGHTYLVIVDTYSKWLEVYPMVSTTSTAVVDKLCDFISRFGLPKTIVSDNGTAFCSQEFTRFCDLNDIKHVTSPAYHPPSNGQAEIFVKITKKGIKSSMLMGKNDRQRRLLLLRYLMDYRNSIHSTTGCAPSQLVFGHKIRCRLDVSNPLSELSPLSSAESVVNKPGKIQQCSPCKENVSRNFKKSELILYKKYVNKSQFNWCKGIIEKRIGKVLYLIKDFYTDSIVKKHINQIAKYNGTIRIDSSGDLSLTDLDEYLPSIDPPPPPPPSPPPSPPLLPPPPPPPPSPPPPPPPPPPTTDGGHVPPPDPSSPSGDTPDLSREGKESVPSDAEFQEAEYFTDSSEEIDTEIVSTEDEQQGTQGVRSDSRIRLRSRSKLNVGFKKYF, from the coding sequence ATGGGGATGCTGCCGGGCAGggaaaaagaaaaattgtaCGCTCAAGATGTATCCGCGTTAACTCTAGCAAAGGCGGTAGAACTTGCGGAAAACATACGTCGCGCGCGGGCAggcgcggccgcggccggcgccggcgccggcgccgctgcCGTTACTCCGGGATCGTCGGACTCCTCGGCCTCCGAGTTATTTAAGATCGCGCGTGGTGGTAAAAACGAGGGAAGTGCAAAGGTGAAGTGTTCGGTGTGCGGCTACACCAACCATAGTGCGTCACAGTGTCGTTTCGCTAAGTTTACATgtaaaaagtgtaataaaaaaggGCATCTCCGTAAGATGTGCACTAGCGTAAATTACGTTAATGTATCGGCGGATTGTCAGGGCGATAACGACGACGACGGTAAGTTGTATTACATTCGATCTTTCAGGGGTGAGCCTATGGTTGAAACGGTAAAAATCAATGGTCGAAAGTTAAAATTTGAAATCGACACTGGTTCCGCGGTGACTGTTGTTTCTTACATTACGTACAAAATGCATTTTAAAGATGTACCATtgttacctacaaaaaaaagattAGTCACTTATTCAGGCGAACATCTACAGTGTAAAGGTAATGCACGGTCGATGGTGGAATATGCGGGTAGCACTCACGCATTGAACGTGTATGTTGTTAACGACGACGGGCCGCCGTTGCTAGGCAGAGATTTTATTGCTTTGTTTAAATTGCAACTTACACCCGTGCAATCTGTGCATTATTGTAATGATAAATTACATATAGGTAGCACTGACTTAGAGAAACAGTATCCCAAATTATTTTCAGGTAACTTAGGGTTATTCAATAAGTATAAGGTCAACTTAAGGCTTAAAGAGGACgcaaaacctgttttttttaggGCGCGGCCGGTAGCGTTCGCATTACGCGATACAGTTAGCAAAGAAATTGATAGGCTTGTCAGTTTAGGGGTTCTGAAGCCAGTTGATCATTCCGAGTATGCCTCACCTGTAGTGCCAGTTTTAAAGAAAAATGGTTCAGTACGTTTATGTGCAGATTATTCCGTcagcataaataaacaattgctTATCGATCAATATCCGCTGCCTACAATAAATGAATTGTTTTCAAAGTTACACGGGGGGAAAACATTCACAAAGTTAGATCTGTCTATGGCATACAACCAGTTCGAGCTAGACGAAGACTCACAAAAGTTGACCTGCATAAACACGCACCGGGGATTATTTCGCTTTACACGTCTCGTTTTTGGGCTGGCTTCTGCGCCAGCGATATTTCAGCGAGCAATGGAATGCGTGCTCGCAGGCCTCGACGGCGTGTTGTGCCTGCTCGACGACGTGCTTATCACGGGCGCCGACGTCGCCCAGCACCAGGCCAGGTTAAAGGTAGTGTTGCAAAGATTACAGGATGCGGGACTGGTATTGCAGCGGGATAAGTGCGAGTTTTTTAAGGACGAGATTAGCTACTTAggctatataataaataaacaaggcTTAAAAAAATCCCCAGAGAAAATTAAAGCCATAGTCGAAGCACCGGTGCCAACAAATATTAGTCAGTTACAATCATTTTTAGGGCTAAGTAACTACTACCGAAATTTTGTTCCGGGCGCCTCGACCATACTCAGTCCATTATATgacctacttaaaaataatacaaagtgGGAGTGGTCAGAGTTGCATAACGACgcttttaacaaaattaaaagtcaTCTGGTGTCGGATCAGGTTCTTACACACTTTAACCCTAAAACAAAGCTGTTTTTAACCTGTGATGCATCACCTAGTGGCCTAGGGGCTATTTTATCACAGCTGGATTCTGACGGGGTCGAGCGGCCGGTCGCATTTGCCTCGCGCACTCTAAACCCCGCGGAGAAAAGGTATGCGCAAATACAGCGGGAAGCAACCGCAATAATTTATGCAGTGCGTCGCTTCCATCAGTATTTGTACGGTAGGGCAGAGCCGTTTGTTTTAAGGACGGACCACAAGCCTTTAACTTCAATATTTGGGCCCTACAAAGGCATCCCCGAGGTCTCCGCTAATCGTTTACAACGGTATGCACTATTTCTCAGCGGTTATAATTACACAATAGAATATGTGCGTAGTGCGGACAATAGTGCAGACTTTTTGTCTCGGGCAAGCCTGCCGGGGGAGAgtgggcgcggcgcggagcCAGCACTCGCCGATAGTGATAAGGCCGcatatgtttgttttgttgcaGACGGCGGGACTAAACCGTTAACTCTAAATGAATTACAGGTAGGTACCAAGACAGATGCGATATTAAACATCGTGAGTAGGTATATCCTCAATGGTTGGCCAAATAAAATCACCGATGTGCGTCTCAAGCCGTACCATTTATGTAGAACTCAGTTAGCTGTAGAAAATGGTATTATTATGCGGGGTCATAAAGCGGTAGTTCCACAGTCGCTACGCGATAAACTTCTGGCAGAACTACATACGTCACATCTGGGAATAGTTAAAACCAAAGCAGAGGCTCGTGCTCGATTCTGGTTTCCTGGGATTGACAGGGCTTTGGAGTTGTTTTTGGGTTCGTGTGAGGTGTGCCAGCAGTTGCGGCCGTCCCCGCCCCGCGCGCCACCTGTACCGTGGCCTCAGACTGCGCGTTGTTTTGAAAGGTTACACATTGATTTCCACGGCCCGCTATATGGACATACGTATTTAGTAATCGTAGATACTTATAGTAAATGGCTCGAGGTATATCCCATGGTTAGCACGACATCCACGGCCGTAGTAGACAAGTTATGCGACTTTATTTCCAGATTCGGGTTACCAAAAACAATAGTAAGTGACAATGGTACTGCTTTTTGCTCGCAGgaatttactagattttgtgaCCTTAACGACATAAAACATGTTACGTCACCGGCCTACCACCCCCCCAGTAACGGCCAGGCCGAGATTTTTGTTAAGATCACAAAAAAGGGTATTAAGTCGAGCATGTTAATGGGTAAAAATGATAGACAGAGGCGGTTACTCTTATTAAGATATTTAATGGATTATCGCAATTCAATACATTCAACCACAGGCTGCGCCCCGTCACAGTTAGTATTCGGTCACAAAATAAGATGTAGGCTTGATGTGTCGAATCCATTGTCGGAGTTATCGCCCTTATCATCTGCCGAGTCCGTAGTTAATAAACCTGGAAAAATTCAACAGTGTTCACCATGTAAAGAAAACGTGTcacgtaattttaaaaaaagcgAGTTAATACTTTACAAAAAGTATGTAAACAAGTCTCAATTTAACTGGTGCAAAGGGATAATCGAAAAAAGGATTGGtaaagttttgtatttaatCAAAGACTTTTATACAGACagtattgtaaaaaaacacATAAATCAAATAGCAAAATACAATGGTACCATAAGGATTGACAGCTCAGGGGACCTAAGTTTAACAGATTTGGATGAGTACTTACCATCTATAGACCCTCCACCGCCTCCGCCGCCGTCGCctccgccgtcgccgccgctgctgccgccgccgccgccgccgccgccgtcgccgccgccgccaccgccgccgccgccgccaacgACCGATGGAGGCCATGTTCCCCCTCCAGATCCGTCGTCTCCGTCTGGTGACACTCCAGACCTCTCGCGGGAGGGGAAAGAGTCAGTGCCAAGTGACGCCGAGTTTCAAGAAGCGGAATATTTTACGGATAGCTCTGAAGAGATTGATACAGAGATAGTCTCCACTGAGGATGAGCAACAAGGTACCCAAGGTGTGCGCTCAGATTCGCGTATCAGATTACGAAGCCGTTCAAAATTAAATGTaggttttaagaaatatttttag
- the LOC134751583 gene encoding acetylcholine receptor subunit alpha-like → MFSQIILLMFLGILNASYSQDCVMLVTKEDAWDKKLHTDKMENYRLRQPPRNQSCVPVKVHFQLKTFAFDEYADRFTAKMWTRMIWKDERLTWSPAEYGGVSKMVVLATDIWTPSLKLLNSVDPDYFNMYIEECLVHNDGEVMCVFEQIYESFCNAKLRDWPFDVQNCTLQFGDGDRLSTSRFRFKGRAITLGDAEFGNGWNIMQKDLKEDPDSDVQLSFTLTMERQASGLVAVLVGPCFILSILTTTSILINVNDYIRLGFSCFSLISHFVFVFFIDEFLPKHSGDTPVILFFVRDSIILTITSVLFTFVLSKIVKRITVPFEWVSLVSNKVFFSFGQYLILPRWRVEPDSKDTYGKNKEIWNNMANILNSVYLVVVIIVYMILFRSYMPKQPPAQY, encoded by the coding sequence ATGTTCTCGCAAATAATCCTTCTAATGTTTCTCGGCATACTTAATGCCTCGTATTCGCAAGATTGCGTAATGTTGGTTACAAAAGAAGATGCATGGGATAAAAAACTGCACACGGATAAAATGGAAAATTATCGACTCAGGCAACCGCCAAGAAACCAGTCTTGTGTTCCCGTCAAAGTGCATTTCCAATTAAAGACATTCGCCTTTGATGAATATGCAGACAGATTCACAGCTAAAATGTGGACTCGCATGATTTGGAAAGATGAACGCCTTACTTGGTCACCTGCAGAGTATGGAGGAGTCAGCAAGATGGTCGTGCTCGCAACTGATATTTGGACGCCATCATTGAAACTACTTAACAGCGTCGATCCGGACTACtttaatatgtatatagaaGAATGCCTCGTCCACAATGATGGAGAAGTGATGTGTGTCTTTGAACAAATTTACGAATCATTCTGCAATGCTAAATTAAGAGATTGGCCGTTCGATGTTCAGAATTGTACCCTCCAGTTTGGAGATGGTGATAGACTTTCCACTTCCAGATTTCGCTTTAAAGGAAGAGCTATTACGCTTGGCGATGCAGAATTTGGTAATGGTTGGAACATTATGCAGAAGGATTTGAAGGAGGACCCGGATTCAGACGTACAGTTATCGTTTACTTTAACAATGGAAAGACAGGCATCCGGTTTAGTAGCTGTATTGGTTGGTCCTTGTTTCATTCTCAGTATACTGACTACGACATCTATTTTAATTAATGTGAACGATTATATCCGCTTGGGATTTTCGTGTTTTAGTCTCATAAGTCATTTTGTATTCGTGTTTTTTATTGACGAGTTTCTACCAAAGCACAGTGGCGATACCCCTGTTATATTATTTTTCGTCCGTGACTCAATCATCTTGACCATAACTTCTGTActatttacatttgttttaagcaAAATTGTAAAAAGAATAACTGTACCATTTGAATGGGTATCTTTAGTATCAAATAAAGTGTTTTTTAGCTTTGGTCAATACTTGATTTTACCAAGATGGAGAGTCGAGCCTGATTCAAAAGATACTTATGGAAAGAATAAAGAGATTTGGAACAATATGGCTAATATTTTAAACAGTGTTTATTTGGTTGTAGTTATTATTGTTTACATGATTTTATTTAGATCTTACATGCCTAAACAACCACCAGCTCAATACTAA
- the LOC134751426 gene encoding neuronal acetylcholine receptor subunit beta-2-like: MASYTYICILAIFIKFSYCQDCALESLWPSEVPVEMRLKTKILNCYDFTESPNSNTTKRVEVELAYIIQMLKFDDQEEVLTIYSWTIMEWEDARLKWDLDKYKGIKTTVVNFYEIWTPELKVKNYEIEDSESFITIYECLANNTGHVRCIQSIVHPLMCSSAMKDWPYDRKHCILKIDDDSWSQSEASIVFTKFKFLSFDDTYTAWRLIHSQEHLNLTGDYQASVEFVLERVAVGLEAAIVVPAFVISVLTIITFLLDVNAKVRLGILCTSLFSHYLFLTEVNKSIPKHSVDAPKILLFITGSMAFTLLNILLTLTLRYLCSRKSSPPVLITSINYLVHNGYGEYLVFPRWSVTIANKTVLDSITQQTEWFDFSNIINSIVLIVSVITYIVMYSIYLPHEDYISTTN; the protein is encoded by the coding sequence ATGGCGTCGTACACATACATTTGTATATTAGccatttttattaagtttagtTATTGCCAAGATTGTGCTTTAGAGTCCTTATGGCCTTCAGAAGTTCCTGTAGAAATGAGGCTGAAAACTAAAATACTTAATTGTTACGATTTTACAGAATCACCAAATAGTAACACCACAAAGAGAGTGGAAGTAGAACTGGCTTACATCATACAGATGCTAAAATTTGACGATCAAGAAGAAGTACTTACTATTTACAGTTGGACAATCATGGAATGGGAGGATGCTAGATTGAAGTGGGATTTGGACAAATATAAAGGTATCAAGACTACGGTtgtaaacttttatgaaatttggACTCCAGAATTAAAGGTCAAAAACTACGAGATTGAAGATTCCGAATCGTTTATAACTATTTATGAATGTTTAGCGAACAATACTGGACATGtcagatgtatacagtctattGTACATCCTCTTATGTGCAGTTCTGCAATGAAAGATTGGCCGTACGACAGAAAACACTGCATTTTAAAGATAGATGATGACTCATGGTCACAGAGCGAAGCAAGCATtgtgtttacaaaatttaaattcttATCATTTGATGACACGTATACTGCCTGGCGACTGATACATTCACAGGAGCATCTGAATTTAACTGGAGATTATCAAGCGTCTGTAGAATTTGTTTTGGAAAGAGTGGCAGTAGGTCTCGAAGCTGCCATAGTGGTACCAGCTTTTGTGATATCCGTGCTGACTATAATAACGTTCCTTTTGGATGTCAACGCCAAGGTGAGGTTAGGAATTTTGTGTACCAGTTTATtcagccattatttatttttaactgaaGTCAACAAAAGCATACCAAAGCATAGTGTCGATGCTCCTAAAATTTTACTGTTTATTACTGGTTCCATGGCATTTACTTTGTTGAACATACTATTAACATTGACCTTGAGGTATTTATGCTCACGTAAATCGTCTCCACCTGTTTTAATTACTTCAATTAATTATCTTGTTCATAATGGATATGGTGAGTATTTGGTTTTCCCAAGGTGGAGCGTTACTATTGCCAACAAAACTGTCTTGGACTCAATAACTCAACAAACCGAATGGTTTGATTTCTCTAACATTATTAACAGCATTGTCCTAATAGTTTCTGTGATTACTTATATCGTTATGTATTCCATTTACTTGCCTCATGAGGATTACATATCTACCACAAATTGA